Proteins encoded by one window of Halosolutus amylolyticus:
- a CDS encoding HD domain-containing protein, whose product MLEDVRNRARPYFDDAPPAHDWHHVQRVDALAETLADRHPDPVDERVLHLAVALHDVGRSREDRGEIDDHATWGAREAGEILEDVGADATTIDAVQHCIRAHRYSNDVEPETIEAKLLSDADNLDALGAVGIARVFAYGGELGSPIHDPSVPVAEDETSAGATQYNHIHKKILDLPARMYTDVGRDLATDRAAFVREFVTQFDAETAGER is encoded by the coding sequence ATGCTCGAGGACGTTCGAAATCGCGCCCGCCCGTACTTCGACGACGCGCCCCCCGCCCACGACTGGCACCACGTCCAGCGCGTCGACGCGCTGGCCGAGACGCTCGCCGATCGCCACCCGGACCCGGTCGACGAGCGGGTCCTGCACCTCGCCGTCGCCCTTCACGACGTCGGTCGATCGCGGGAGGATCGCGGCGAGATCGACGACCACGCGACCTGGGGAGCGCGGGAGGCGGGCGAGATTCTGGAGGACGTGGGCGCGGATGCGACGACGATCGACGCGGTCCAGCACTGCATCCGGGCCCACCGGTACTCGAACGACGTCGAACCCGAGACGATCGAGGCGAAACTCCTCAGCGACGCGGACAACCTCGACGCGCTCGGCGCGGTCGGCATCGCCCGGGTGTTCGCGTACGGCGGCGAACTGGGCTCGCCGATTCACGATCCGTCGGTCCCGGTCGCCGAGGACGAGACGTCGGCCGGTGCCACCCAGTACAACCACATTCACAAGAAGATCCTCGACCTGCCGGCGCGAATGTACACCGACGTCGGCCGGGACCTCGCGACCGATCGGGCGGCGTTCGTCCGCGAGTTCGTCACCCAGTTCGACGCGGAGACGGCGGGCGAGCGGTAG
- a CDS encoding HalOD1 output domain-containing protein: MIITGTWRGDEQPEPITDAIVTAVADAEGVDVRTLPPLWNVIDPEALEELFAPTNGGRARRRAGRVEFGYCDYDVTVAYGESNTVSIEGRNDRNPR; this comes from the coding sequence ATGATTATCACCGGGACGTGGAGAGGCGACGAACAGCCGGAGCCGATCACCGACGCGATCGTCACCGCGGTCGCAGACGCCGAGGGCGTCGACGTCCGCACGTTGCCGCCGCTGTGGAACGTGATCGATCCCGAAGCGCTCGAAGAACTGTTCGCACCGACGAACGGCGGCCGAGCACGACGCCGCGCCGGGCGCGTGGAGTTCGGCTACTGCGACTACGACGTCACCGTCGCGTACGGCGAGTCGAACACGGTCTCGATAGAGGGGCGGAACGACCGAAACCCACGCTGA
- a CDS encoding helix-turn-helix transcriptional regulator, whose amino-acid sequence MTDEQDRGIGYLSGSPARVDVLDRLTDEPAQPADLVSFADVSRTTVHRTLGELTDRGWVARVDGGYTATAAGELALETYRQTRTRFGILDRVEPFLSRVDVDAAALEVDWFHTAELATATETNPHRPIEWYADRIAAAVGDDDRLRGVSPVINRQFLTIHAPVIRSGTPTSLVLGESTFEVAAERYADRFRQSLSLDHYDLYVTDDDPSMGLALVGETVFLGACDDSGHLVVALESTDPRLRAWATRRYRNLQSAARRIDAIAIDEPA is encoded by the coding sequence ATGACCGACGAGCAGGACCGGGGGATCGGCTATCTCTCGGGGTCGCCCGCCCGCGTCGACGTCCTCGATCGACTGACCGACGAACCCGCCCAGCCTGCCGACCTCGTCTCGTTCGCCGACGTCTCCCGGACGACGGTCCACCGGACCCTGGGCGAGTTGACCGATCGCGGCTGGGTGGCCCGCGTCGACGGCGGCTACACGGCGACGGCGGCCGGCGAACTGGCCCTCGAGACCTACCGGCAAACGCGGACCCGGTTCGGTATTCTCGACCGGGTCGAGCCGTTCCTCTCCCGGGTCGACGTCGACGCCGCCGCCCTCGAGGTCGACTGGTTCCACACGGCCGAACTGGCGACCGCGACCGAGACGAACCCGCACCGGCCGATCGAGTGGTACGCCGATCGGATCGCGGCCGCGGTCGGAGACGACGATCGACTCCGCGGCGTCTCGCCCGTCATCAACCGCCAGTTCCTGACGATCCACGCGCCAGTCATTCGGTCCGGGACGCCGACGTCGCTCGTCCTCGGCGAATCGACGTTCGAGGTCGCCGCCGAGCGCTACGCCGATCGGTTCCGGCAGTCGCTCTCGCTCGACCACTACGACCTGTACGTCACCGACGACGACCCGTCGATGGGGCTCGCGCTCGTCGGGGAGACGGTGTTTCTCGGCGCCTGCGACGACAGCGGCCACCTGGTCGTCGCCCTCGAGAGCACGGACCCCCGGCTCCGGGCGTGGGCGACCCGTCGCTACCGGAACCTGCAGTCGGCTGCCCGCCGGATCGACGCCATCGCGATCGACGAACCGGCCTAG
- a CDS encoding PQQ-binding-like beta-propeller repeat protein, translating to MTDWNQFKGDRANAGLQRDLAGPYRVAEAWTADLSGPIRSSPVLDRDTVYVGTSHGNLFAFDRETGRRRWVFETVTAIDATPIVTPDLAYAGTADGTIHAIDPGTGEAVWETELPGDLTTSLSLSDGRLFAGHADAHGVSAIDADTGELRWSHETGGSVVGCPAVDDDRVYVGTARETVVALAIEDGAVEWEVPADGAVADGPTLADGRVYVGDDDGTLLALSAETGQSWFTYEIRDAFTSSATVLPDEETTFVGAADGYLHVTDTTFGRRKVRGWLFSKQGIALDGEIHSSPVVTGDVCLVGDSSGSLYGIDVAEFDVLWHFGTDGAITSTPAIAAERLYVGSDDERLYCLEWDADEPKPCSGLP from the coding sequence GTGACCGACTGGAACCAGTTCAAGGGCGATCGCGCGAACGCGGGCCTGCAACGCGACCTCGCCGGCCCGTACCGGGTCGCGGAGGCCTGGACCGCCGACCTCTCCGGGCCGATCCGATCGTCGCCGGTGCTCGATCGGGACACCGTCTACGTCGGCACGAGCCACGGTAACCTGTTCGCGTTCGATCGGGAGACGGGCCGTCGGCGCTGGGTGTTCGAGACCGTGACGGCGATCGACGCGACGCCGATCGTCACGCCCGACCTGGCGTACGCGGGGACGGCCGACGGCACGATCCACGCGATCGATCCCGGCACCGGTGAGGCGGTCTGGGAGACCGAACTCCCCGGCGACCTCACGACCTCGCTGTCGCTGTCCGACGGCCGACTGTTCGCCGGCCACGCCGACGCGCACGGGGTGTCGGCGATCGACGCGGACACGGGCGAACTGCGCTGGAGTCACGAGACCGGCGGGTCGGTCGTCGGCTGTCCGGCCGTCGACGACGATCGGGTCTACGTCGGGACGGCCAGGGAGACCGTGGTCGCTCTCGCGATCGAGGACGGCGCGGTCGAGTGGGAGGTGCCGGCCGACGGTGCGGTCGCCGACGGCCCGACCCTCGCCGACGGGCGCGTGTACGTCGGTGACGACGACGGAACGTTGCTCGCGCTTTCCGCCGAGACCGGCCAGTCGTGGTTTACCTACGAGATCCGGGACGCGTTCACCTCGTCGGCGACGGTGCTCCCCGACGAGGAAACCACGTTCGTCGGCGCGGCGGACGGCTACCTCCACGTCACCGACACCACCTTCGGCCGGCGCAAGGTCCGGGGCTGGCTCTTCTCGAAGCAGGGAATCGCCCTCGACGGCGAGATCCACTCGAGTCCGGTCGTCACCGGCGACGTCTGTCTCGTCGGCGATTCGTCGGGATCGCTCTACGGCATCGACGTGGCGGAGTTCGACGTTCTCTGGCACTTCGGGACCGACGGCGCGATCACGAGCACGCCCGCGATCGCCGCGGAACGGCTCTACGTCGGCAGCGACGACGAACGACTCTACTGTCTCGAGTGGGACGCCGACGAGCCGAAACCCTGTTCCGGACTACCGTGA
- a CDS encoding helicase C-terminal domain-containing protein, which translates to MNPDRIFEAFPAPSYRGAQEQALRDIRDAFAAGNDVVLVRAPTGSGKSLLARAIAGCARTIDEADPSEASGAYYTTPQVSQLDDVAADDLLADLNVIRGKSNYTCILPNERNTPVNQAPCVRERGYDCSVKHRCPYFSDRAIASNRSIAAMTLAYFMQTAGSEVFRKRDVVVVDEAHGLAEWAEMYATIQLGPRRVPFWDELRVPAVDGPDRAARYAEALAQQCERRKDDLLAQDSLSPAEVRERDRLQELIGELDWFVSDYRDPESPTTWLVDQSEPRSADATDGEGEDDEPQGGPLTIKPMNPEKYLQHTVWDRGNRFALLSATILNKAAFCRQVGLDPDNVALVDVPHTFPVENRPLYDVTQGKMTYEHRDETTPKIARTIVRIMQAHPDEKGLVHAHSYDIQERLADLLADFGVGDRVRTHSREDRDADLEAWKATDDPDVFLSVKMEEALDLKGDLCRWQVLCKAPFLNTNDSRVAHRLEEGQWAWYFRTALRTVIQACGRVVRAPEDHGATYLADASLLDVFDRARSDMPDWFAEQVDRMADPDLPGFEPQAALASESSAGAATGTGRTDRDAAPSRGRSGRSSRSSPLADVWDTDE; encoded by the coding sequence GTGAATCCGGATCGGATCTTCGAGGCGTTCCCCGCGCCGAGCTATCGCGGGGCCCAGGAGCAGGCCCTCCGGGACATCCGCGACGCGTTCGCGGCGGGCAACGACGTCGTCCTCGTCCGCGCGCCGACCGGGAGCGGCAAGTCCCTGCTCGCACGGGCGATCGCGGGCTGTGCCCGGACGATCGACGAGGCCGACCCGAGCGAGGCTTCGGGCGCGTACTACACGACGCCGCAGGTGTCCCAGTTAGACGACGTGGCGGCCGACGACCTGCTCGCGGACCTGAACGTCATCCGCGGCAAGTCCAACTACACCTGCATCCTGCCGAACGAGCGCAACACGCCGGTCAACCAGGCACCCTGCGTCCGCGAGCGCGGTTACGACTGTTCGGTCAAGCACCGCTGTCCGTACTTCTCCGACCGGGCGATCGCGTCGAACCGATCGATCGCGGCGATGACGCTCGCCTACTTCATGCAGACCGCGGGCAGCGAGGTCTTTCGCAAGCGCGACGTCGTGGTCGTCGACGAGGCCCACGGCCTCGCCGAGTGGGCCGAAATGTACGCGACGATCCAGCTGGGGCCGCGAAGGGTGCCGTTCTGGGACGAGTTGCGCGTCCCCGCCGTCGACGGGCCGGACCGGGCGGCCCGCTACGCCGAGGCGCTCGCCCAGCAGTGCGAGCGCCGGAAGGACGACCTGCTCGCCCAGGACTCGCTCTCGCCCGCGGAGGTGCGCGAGCGCGATCGGCTCCAGGAACTGATCGGGGAACTCGACTGGTTCGTCTCCGACTACCGCGACCCGGAGAGTCCGACGACGTGGCTGGTCGACCAGTCGGAGCCGCGCTCGGCCGACGCCACCGACGGCGAGGGCGAGGACGACGAACCGCAGGGTGGGCCGCTGACGATCAAGCCGATGAACCCCGAGAAGTACCTCCAGCACACCGTCTGGGATCGCGGGAACAGGTTCGCCCTGCTGTCGGCGACGATCCTCAACAAGGCGGCCTTCTGCCGACAGGTCGGGCTCGACCCCGACAACGTCGCGCTCGTCGACGTTCCGCACACCTTCCCCGTCGAGAACCGGCCGCTGTACGACGTCACGCAGGGGAAGATGACCTACGAGCACCGCGACGAAACCACGCCGAAGATCGCCCGGACGATCGTCCGGATCATGCAGGCCCATCCCGACGAGAAGGGGCTCGTTCACGCCCACTCTTACGACATTCAGGAGCGGCTGGCGGATCTGCTGGCCGATTTCGGCGTCGGCGATCGGGTCCGGACCCACAGTCGCGAGGACCGCGACGCCGACCTGGAGGCGTGGAAGGCGACGGACGATCCCGACGTCTTCCTCTCGGTCAAGATGGAGGAGGCCCTCGATCTGAAGGGTGACCTCTGTCGGTGGCAGGTGCTGTGCAAGGCCCCGTTCCTCAACACGAACGACTCCCGGGTGGCACACCGGCTCGAGGAGGGTCAGTGGGCGTGGTACTTCCGGACGGCGCTCCGGACGGTGATCCAGGCCTGCGGGCGGGTCGTCCGCGCACCCGAGGATCACGGCGCGACCTACCTCGCGGACGCGAGCCTGCTCGACGTGTTCGATCGCGCCCGGTCGGACATGCCCGACTGGTTCGCCGAGCAGGTCGATCGAATGGCCGACCCCGATCTGCCGGGGTTCGAGCCACAGGCCGCGCTCGCGAGCGAATCGTCGGCAGGCGCAGCCACGGGGACGGGTCGGACCGATCGCGACGCCGCGCCGTCGCGGGGACGGTCGGGACGGTCGTCGCGCTCGAGTCCACTCGCCGACGTCTGGGATACCGACGAGTAA
- a CDS encoding class I SAM-dependent methyltransferase has protein sequence MSEDPDASDSLAPTLPDPDADAPLAAIIERSRTETAIESLRAEDVYDDSRKVRAVEADREGAPDRIALPVAEPPTETRVLDVVRQVDPEPRTRDLADLLADRGWSEGEIESAPGSWAVIGSVILVTIPEDCPDERALGEALLELHGEADSVLADEGIANDGEAGTYREPRTRHVAGERDTETVHVEHGTRYGLDPATVMFSPGNQAERARMGDLVAADEHVFDMFAGIGYFTLPMARAGARVTATERNPAAFRYLVENAMRNDVTDRVDAYMTDCRDLVGGPAGRHPVDGESRPASADLAVDRVVMGYYGSATDASDEEDRGRDEYDGDELDEHARDDEAHAFLDDALAALRPGGVVHYHEATPEPRLWERPIERLERAADDADRELTVLDRRRVKSHSAGVVHVVVDARFE, from the coding sequence ATGAGTGAAGACCCCGACGCGAGCGACTCGCTCGCACCGACGCTCCCCGACCCGGACGCGGACGCCCCGCTGGCCGCGATCATCGAGCGATCCCGCACCGAGACCGCGATCGAGTCGCTGCGCGCCGAGGACGTCTACGACGACTCGCGGAAGGTGCGGGCGGTCGAGGCCGATCGCGAGGGCGCCCCCGATCGGATCGCCCTGCCCGTCGCCGAACCGCCGACGGAGACGCGGGTGCTCGACGTCGTGCGCCAGGTCGATCCAGAGCCCCGCACCCGGGATCTGGCGGACCTGCTGGCCGATCGGGGCTGGAGCGAGGGCGAGATCGAGTCCGCGCCGGGGTCGTGGGCCGTGATCGGGTCCGTGATCCTCGTGACGATCCCCGAGGACTGTCCCGACGAGAGGGCTCTCGGCGAGGCGCTACTCGAACTCCACGGCGAGGCCGACAGCGTGCTGGCCGACGAGGGGATCGCCAACGACGGCGAAGCGGGCACCTATCGCGAGCCCCGGACCCGTCACGTCGCGGGCGAACGCGACACCGAGACGGTCCACGTCGAACACGGCACCCGGTACGGCCTCGACCCCGCGACGGTGATGTTCTCGCCGGGCAACCAGGCCGAACGGGCCCGAATGGGAGACCTCGTCGCGGCGGACGAACACGTCTTCGACATGTTCGCCGGCATCGGCTACTTCACCCTCCCGATGGCCCGGGCCGGCGCGCGGGTGACCGCGACGGAACGCAATCCGGCCGCCTTCCGCTATCTCGTCGAGAACGCGATGCGCAACGACGTGACCGATCGGGTCGACGCCTACATGACCGACTGCCGGGACCTCGTCGGCGGGCCCGCCGGCCGGCACCCGGTTGACGGCGAGAGCCGTCCCGCCAGCGCCGACCTCGCGGTCGATCGGGTCGTGATGGGATACTACGGGAGCGCCACCGACGCGAGCGACGAGGAGGACCGAGGGCGAGACGAGTACGATGGAGACGAACTGGACGAGCACGCTCGCGACGACGAGGCCCACGCGTTCCTCGACGACGCCCTCGCCGCGCTCCGTCCAGGCGGCGTCGTCCACTACCACGAGGCGACGCCCGAACCGCGACTCTGGGAGCGGCCGATCGAGCGACTCGAACGGGCGGCCGACGATGCCGATCGAGAGCTAACGGTACTCGATCGGCGGCGGGTCAAAAGTCACAGCGCCGGCGTGGTTCACGTGGTCGTCGACGCCCGATTCGAGTGA
- a CDS encoding 60S ribosomal export protein NMD3, whose amino-acid sequence MSESRAFCPRCGDPVPDRSASDADEAADPLRPGTEVDLCDECYFEDFDFVDAPDRIDVRVCAQCGAVHRGNRWVDVGAQDYTDVAIEEVSEALGVHVDVTDVAWQVEPEQVDENTIRMHAYFTGVVRGTPVEEQVTVPVRIARQTCTRCGRIAGDYYASVVQIRADDRTPTSEEIDRAKEIANAVVADMEATGDRNAFVTEMGEVDDGLNIKVSTNKIGKKIANKMVEEFGGTVNDAETLVTEDEDGNEVYRVTFAVRLPPYTPGDVIDLADDESGPVLVRSAHGNLKGTRVTTGGRYEADYEEGAAPDARKLGERKDAVETTVVTVEDEHAVQVLDPETYQAETVSRPDYFDPDAETVPVLKSRAGLHILPDPDPETGDDESEPYDPYASDERDE is encoded by the coding sequence ATGAGCGAGTCGCGTGCGTTCTGTCCCCGGTGTGGGGATCCGGTGCCCGATCGATCGGCCAGCGACGCCGACGAAGCCGCGGATCCCCTCCGACCCGGCACCGAGGTCGATCTCTGCGACGAGTGCTACTTCGAGGACTTCGACTTCGTGGACGCGCCGGACCGGATCGACGTTCGCGTCTGTGCCCAGTGTGGCGCGGTCCACCGCGGGAACCGGTGGGTCGACGTCGGCGCGCAGGATTACACCGACGTCGCGATCGAGGAGGTCAGCGAGGCGCTGGGCGTCCACGTCGACGTCACCGACGTCGCCTGGCAGGTCGAACCCGAGCAGGTCGACGAGAACACGATCCGAATGCACGCCTACTTTACCGGGGTCGTGCGGGGAACGCCGGTCGAAGAGCAGGTGACGGTCCCGGTCCGGATCGCCCGCCAGACCTGTACCCGGTGTGGCCGGATCGCCGGCGACTACTACGCCAGCGTCGTCCAGATCCGCGCCGACGATCGGACGCCAACGAGCGAGGAGATTGACCGCGCGAAAGAGATCGCGAACGCCGTCGTCGCCGACATGGAAGCGACGGGCGATCGGAACGCCTTCGTCACCGAGATGGGCGAGGTCGACGACGGCCTGAACATCAAGGTCTCGACCAACAAGATCGGCAAGAAGATCGCGAACAAGATGGTCGAGGAGTTCGGCGGCACCGTGAACGACGCCGAAACGCTCGTCACCGAGGACGAGGACGGCAACGAGGTCTACCGCGTCACGTTCGCGGTCCGCCTGCCGCCGTACACGCCGGGCGACGTGATCGATCTCGCGGACGACGAGAGCGGCCCCGTCCTCGTCCGGAGCGCCCACGGGAACCTCAAGGGGACCCGGGTGACGACCGGCGGTCGGTACGAGGCCGACTACGAGGAGGGCGCGGCCCCCGACGCGCGGAAACTCGGCGAGCGCAAGGACGCCGTCGAGACGACGGTCGTCACCGTCGAGGACGAGCACGCCGTTCAGGTGCTCGATCCCGAGACCTACCAGGCCGAGACCGTCTCCCGGCCGGACTACTTCGATCCCGACGCCGAGACGGTCCCCGTGCTGAAGAGTCGCGCCGGACTCCACATCCTCCCCGATCCCGATCCGGAGACGGGCGACGACGAATCGGAACCGTACGACCCGTACGCGAGCGACGAGCGCGATGAGTGA
- the radA gene encoding DNA repair and recombination protein RadA, producing MADADLETLPGVGPATADKLHDAGFDSFQSLAVASPSELSNTADVGESTAADIVNAARDAADVGGFETGSTVLERRNEIGKLSWHIDEVDDLLGGGIETQSITEVYGEFGSGKSQVTHQMAVNVQLPKEVGGLHGSAMFIDSEDTFRPERIDDMVRGLPDEAIDAALEDREIEGSADDEDAVDELVEDVLEKIHVAKAFNSNHQMLLAEKAKELAGEHEDSEYPIRLLCVDSLTAHFRAEYVGRGELADRQQKLNKHLHDLDKVGNLYNTAVIVTNQVASNPDSFFGDPTQPIGGNILGHKSTFRIYLRKSKGDKRIVRLVDAPNLADGEAVMRVQDEGLKPE from the coding sequence ATGGCAGACGCAGACCTCGAGACGCTCCCTGGCGTCGGACCGGCAACCGCAGACAAACTCCACGACGCGGGCTTCGACTCCTTCCAGAGTCTCGCCGTGGCCTCCCCCTCCGAACTGTCGAACACGGCGGACGTCGGCGAGTCCACCGCGGCCGACATCGTCAACGCCGCCCGCGACGCCGCCGACGTCGGCGGCTTCGAGACCGGTTCCACGGTCCTGGAGCGACGCAACGAGATTGGCAAACTGAGCTGGCATATCGACGAAGTCGACGACCTGCTGGGCGGCGGGATCGAGACCCAGTCGATCACCGAAGTGTACGGCGAGTTCGGCTCCGGCAAGTCCCAGGTCACCCACCAGATGGCCGTCAACGTCCAGCTTCCCAAGGAGGTCGGCGGCCTCCACGGCAGCGCGATGTTCATCGACAGCGAGGACACGTTCCGCCCCGAGCGGATCGACGACATGGTCCGCGGGCTCCCGGACGAGGCGATCGATGCCGCCCTCGAGGACCGCGAGATCGAGGGTTCGGCCGACGACGAGGACGCCGTCGACGAACTCGTCGAGGATGTCCTCGAGAAGATTCACGTCGCGAAGGCGTTCAACTCCAACCACCAGATGCTGCTGGCGGAGAAGGCCAAGGAACTGGCGGGCGAACACGAGGACAGCGAGTACCCGATTCGGCTCCTCTGCGTCGACTCGCTGACCGCCCACTTCCGCGCGGAGTACGTCGGCCGTGGCGAACTCGCCGACCGCCAGCAGAAACTCAACAAGCACCTCCACGACCTCGACAAGGTCGGGAACCTCTACAACACCGCCGTCATCGTCACGAACCAGGTCGCCTCGAACCCCGACTCGTTCTTCGGCGACCCGACCCAGCCGATCGGTGGCAACATCCTCGGCCACAAGTCGACGTTCCGGATCTACCTCCGCAAGTCCAAGGGCGACAAGCGGATCGTCCGACTGGTCGACGCTCCGAACCTCGCCGACGGCGAGGCCGTCATGCGCGTCCAGGACGAAGGGCTGAAGCCGGAATAA
- the pspAB gene encoding PspA-associated protein PspAB, translated as MGLLDGLRAVLGLRAEADAKRDADPDDLFGMSTAYLTMEADLGYESADVGALCFSGVDSSSFREAVDEVEAILEAGREETGTEFSVSSDEHGYHWVVLEDEDPEDLVTSMHFAADTFIEHGYGSRLLAAVFAYEKGDTAQRYRDGGGGTAGADGSAYWIYSFRRGRFYPFAPRPGRERDSSAEFKLEAALDGELEIEREKEYWYPLWPSSGGKHPWE; from the coding sequence ATGGGACTGCTCGACGGACTCCGTGCCGTGCTGGGGTTGCGCGCCGAGGCCGACGCCAAACGGGACGCCGATCCCGACGACCTGTTCGGGATGAGTACCGCCTACCTCACGATGGAAGCCGATCTGGGCTACGAATCGGCGGACGTCGGTGCGCTCTGTTTCTCCGGCGTCGACTCGAGTAGCTTCCGCGAGGCCGTCGACGAGGTCGAGGCGATCCTCGAGGCCGGTCGCGAGGAGACCGGCACCGAGTTCTCCGTCTCGTCGGACGAGCACGGCTACCACTGGGTCGTCCTCGAGGACGAGGACCCGGAGGACCTCGTTACGAGCATGCACTTCGCCGCGGACACGTTCATCGAACACGGCTACGGGTCGCGCCTGCTCGCGGCCGTGTTTGCCTACGAGAAAGGCGATACCGCGCAGCGGTATCGAGACGGAGGCGGTGGAACCGCCGGAGCGGATGGATCGGCTTACTGGATCTACTCGTTCCGCCGCGGCCGGTTCTACCCGTTCGCGCCCCGTCCCGGCCGCGAACGCGACTCGAGCGCGGAGTTCAAACTCGAGGCGGCACTCGACGGCGAACTCGAGATCGAACGCGAGAAGGAGTACTGGTACCCGCTGTGGCCGAGTTCGGGCGGGAAACACCCCTGGGAGTGA
- the sufU gene encoding Fe-S cluster assembly sulfur transfer protein SufU: protein MGLGSDMYRQQILDHYKNPRNYGKLEDPTFTHVGENPMCGDEIRMDVRLEDDGETIERVAFSGDGCAISQASASMLSTELAGTTIDDLLEMDRDDVIDMLGVDISPMRVKCAVLAEKVAQDGAEIYRGELDVEKTTTED from the coding sequence ATGGGACTGGGTTCCGATATGTACCGACAGCAGATCCTCGACCACTACAAGAACCCCCGGAACTACGGGAAACTCGAGGATCCAACGTTTACCCACGTCGGCGAGAACCCGATGTGTGGCGACGAGATTCGGATGGACGTCCGCCTCGAGGACGACGGGGAGACGATCGAACGGGTGGCCTTCTCCGGCGACGGCTGTGCGATCAGCCAGGCCTCGGCGAGCATGCTCTCGACCGAACTCGCCGGGACGACGATCGACGACCTCCTCGAGATGGACCGCGACGACGTGATCGACATGCTCGGAGTCGATATCTCGCCGATGCGCGTCAAGTGTGCGGTCCTCGCCGAGAAGGTCGCCCAGGACGGCGCGGAGATCTACCGCGGCGAACTCGACGTCGAGAAGACGACGACCGAGGACTGA
- the htpX gene encoding zinc metalloprotease HtpX, with protein MDWQPDWGLRARMFLTMFLLFALYIVFAGVITAYMGGTIFVFAFLFGGMTVVQYYFSDTLTLKSMGAKTVSREEYPQLHASIDRLSQQADLPKPKVAVVDSKVPNAFATGRNQKNAAVAVTTGLLRTLDRDELDGVLAHELAHVKNRDMMVMTFASLLATIAFMVVRWGAFFGGGRNRQGGGVVVAIVVSLLVWIVSYILMRALSRYREFAADRGAAAITGKPSALASALLKISGEVDKVPDRDMREEAEMNAFFIIPIKSGIVGRLFSTHPSTERRVEQLRDLEREMEAF; from the coding sequence ATGGACTGGCAGCCCGACTGGGGTCTTCGCGCGCGGATGTTTCTGACGATGTTCCTGCTGTTCGCGCTGTACATCGTCTTCGCCGGCGTGATCACCGCGTACATGGGCGGCACCATCTTCGTCTTCGCGTTCCTGTTCGGCGGGATGACGGTCGTCCAGTACTACTTCAGCGACACGCTGACGCTCAAGAGCATGGGCGCGAAAACGGTCTCCCGCGAGGAGTACCCACAGCTTCACGCCTCGATCGATCGCCTCTCACAGCAGGCCGATCTGCCGAAACCCAAAGTGGCCGTCGTCGACTCGAAGGTGCCGAACGCGTTCGCCACCGGCCGGAACCAGAAGAACGCCGCCGTCGCCGTGACGACCGGCCTCCTGCGGACCCTCGACCGCGACGAACTCGACGGCGTCCTCGCGCACGAACTCGCCCACGTCAAGAACAGGGACATGATGGTGATGACCTTCGCCTCCCTGCTCGCGACGATCGCGTTCATGGTCGTCCGGTGGGGCGCGTTCTTCGGCGGCGGCCGGAACCGGCAGGGTGGCGGCGTCGTCGTCGCGATCGTCGTCTCTCTACTGGTCTGGATCGTGAGCTACATCCTGATGCGGGCGCTCTCGCGCTACCGCGAGTTCGCCGCCGATCGCGGCGCGGCCGCGATCACCGGCAAGCCCTCGGCGCTCGCGTCGGCCCTGCTCAAGATCTCCGGCGAGGTCGACAAGGTCCCCGATCGGGACATGCGCGAGGAGGCCGAGATGAACGCCTTCTTCATCATCCCGATCAAGTCCGGCATCGTCGGCCGCCTGTTCAGCACCCATCCGTCGACCGAGCGCCGGGTCGAACAGCTCCGGGACCTCGAACGCGAGATGGAAGCGTTCTGA